The genomic window TACAATTAAAGGGATTAGATGTGGGTTCCGTAAGATTGCCGCTAGTACCGCTAACAGAGCAGGAAAGAAGTAGATTATCGGCTTTATTAAAATAAAAATATAATTTATGAGCCAGTCAGTTTTTTGCTGATTGGCTTTTTAATTTGGACTAGAATGGCCCCCTCCGCTTTTCTTCTTGTCTAGCTCCGGGGGCCATCGGCTCGAGGTCATAAGCCAAATCCTCACAAAAGGAAAGAACGCCTTTTGCAAGGCTTCGTCTTATGCTTGTCGCCGATAAGCGGGCCCCCTCCGCTTTTCTTCTTGTCATGGTTTTCTTTCTTCAAGTATAATATTGGTAACTGATCTAAGGTCGGGCAACTGAAAATAGGAGGATTTTAACATTGAACACTAGAAAGAATGAAAGCATCAAGATTGTGGCACTGGGGGGAGTAGGTGAATTTGGCAAGAATATGTACCTCGCGGAGGTAGATGAAGACATATATGTTTTAGATGCAGGATTCATGATACCGGAAAATGAAATGTTCGGAATAGATATTGTCATACCTGACTTCACTTATCTCGCACAAAATAAAGAAAGGGTTAAAGGAATCTTTTTGACACATGGTCATGAAGATCATATCGGTGCCCTATCATATATATTAAGAGATATTAATGTTCCTGTATATGGCACGAAGCTGACGCTTGCATTAGCAAAAGCGAAAATGAAAGAACAGGAATTTAAAGGTCAAATCAATTTTGTGGAGATTCATTCGGACTCTAAGATCGAATTTCAATCTGCGGACGTGTCATTTTTTCATACAACCCACAGCATTCCAGACAGCGTTGGAATTTGTATACATACTTCAGAGGGAAGTATCGTTTACACTGGGGATTTTAAATTTGATCAAGCGGCGACTTCTTATTACAAGCCTGAGATAGGAAAAATGGCGAGAATCGGTGAAGATGGTGTTCTTTGCTTGCTTTCTGACAGTACGGAGGCAGATAAACCGGGTCATACCCAATCGGAAGCCAAAGTAATCAGCCAAGTAACCGATGCCTTTTTTAATGCTCCAGGTCGAATCATCGCTGCATCTTTGGCATCTGATTTAATAAGAATTCAGCATATTTTTGATGCAGCCTATAAAAGCAGAAGAAAAGTTGCGATCCTTGGCAAATTCTCGCAATCAGCTTTCGGTATCGCACTTCAGCTTGGGTATTTACAGGTACCCGAGGAATTAATCATTCCCATTTCTGAAGTCAATCAATATCCGGATGATGAAATTGTTATTCTACTAACGGGATCCCAAGGAGAGCCCATTGAAGTTTTGCAAAAAATGTCCAAGCAGCTTCATAAGCAGATCAATATTAAACAGGGTGATACTGTCATGCTAACTGCCTTCCCTATTAGAGGGAGTGAGGTAATCATTTTTAAGACGACTGATATGCTTTTTCGTGCAGGAGCAAATGTTATTTCCGGAAAGGGTGCATTTGGCACATCAAGCCACGGAAGCCAGGAAGAGCTTAAATTTATGATTAATTTAATGCAGCCGAAATTCTTTATTCCTGTTCATGGTGAATATCGCATGTTAAAGGCACATGCCAAAGTTGCTTTGGAAACCGGTTTAACGAATGATCAAATATTCATCCCTGAAAAAGGCGAGGTTGCAGAAATAAAAGAAGGCCGAATTCGCCCCGCTGGCAGAATTCCATCGGGTAATGTTCTAATTGATGGAAGTGGAATCGGAGATGTCGGAAATATTGTATTAAGGGACAGGAAGCTCCTTTCCCAGGATGGGATATTACTTGTCGTTGTAACCTTAAATAAAAAGGAAAAAAGCATATGTGCTGGACCTGAAATTATTTCTAGAGGATTTGTCTACGTAAGAGAATCAGAGGAACTATTAATTGAGGCAACAAAGAAGGTCAGAGAAATTGTCGAAAAAAACATATCAAAAGAAACCTTCGATTGGTCAGGTATTAAGCAAGATATGAGAGATGTATTGAATCAGTATCTTTATGAAAAAACGAAACGAAGACCAATGATTTTACCTATTATTATGGAGGTTTAGAATCGAAGCACAGCTTTAGGCAGCTGTGCTTTTCGTATTATTAATGGGTATTAACCGAACACCGAATGAAAAAACTCCCAAAGTCCATACTAAACCCATATGGCTTTTTTGGTTCTTTAATTTGGCTTGAAGGGAGAAAATAAGATATGAATAATGATTATAAACAAAGCAGCTCTCAAAATGAGGAGCAGGACCAGCCGAAGGAAGGACAATCCTCAGGTCTTATTGAAAAAATTCAACAGTTAGGGCAAACGAATGTTCCGCAGCTGTCACAGGACTCAAAGATACACTGTTTAACGATTGTTGGTCAAATTGAGGGGCATCTTCAACTGCCTCCACAAAATAAAACAACGAAATATGAACACCTCATCCCCCAAATTGTTGCAATTGAGCAAAACCCAAAAATAGAAGGGCTATTAGTCATATTAAATACAGTAGGCGGAGATGTAGAAGCGGGTCTAGCCATATCAGAAATGCTAGCATCCT from Bacillus sp. DTU_2020_1000418_1_SI_GHA_SEK_038 includes these protein-coding regions:
- a CDS encoding ribonuclease J, with the translated sequence MNTRKNESIKIVALGGVGEFGKNMYLAEVDEDIYVLDAGFMIPENEMFGIDIVIPDFTYLAQNKERVKGIFLTHGHEDHIGALSYILRDINVPVYGTKLTLALAKAKMKEQEFKGQINFVEIHSDSKIEFQSADVSFFHTTHSIPDSVGICIHTSEGSIVYTGDFKFDQAATSYYKPEIGKMARIGEDGVLCLLSDSTEADKPGHTQSEAKVISQVTDAFFNAPGRIIAASLASDLIRIQHIFDAAYKSRRKVAILGKFSQSAFGIALQLGYLQVPEELIIPISEVNQYPDDEIVILLTGSQGEPIEVLQKMSKQLHKQINIKQGDTVMLTAFPIRGSEVIIFKTTDMLFRAGANVISGKGAFGTSSHGSQEELKFMINLMQPKFFIPVHGEYRMLKAHAKVALETGLTNDQIFIPEKGEVAEIKEGRIRPAGRIPSGNVLIDGSGIGDVGNIVLRDRKLLSQDGILLVVVTLNKKEKSICAGPEIISRGFVYVRESEELLIEATKKVREIVEKNISKETFDWSGIKQDMRDVLNQYLYEKTKRRPMILPIIMEV